One Nicotiana tabacum cultivar K326 chromosome 23, ASM71507v2, whole genome shotgun sequence genomic window, cgatctcttcgagggtctcccctTGAGGGTTTTGTCCCAAAACGGGTTTTTCAGCAAGGTTTATAACGAGGCAATAGTAAAACGTGTTAACTTAGATTTGAAGGCCGGTCTCAAACCGGAGTCAATGGGCGTTCATTtcgcatcaacagtatccgagctcTCTCAAGataaacctcgaatactgggggccatttCCCTCTGGTTAAAGTTCTTAGCAAGGAAAGAAGGAAACTTTGTACTTGAATAGCTAAGGCTcggtggttaggatttattgtaacGGCTAAACGGTCGAATGAATTGTGCCCACATAATCCACCTTAGCCATGATACAAGCTTTTACACGCTTTTGATCATGTACTTTACATACATGAATTGAAAAAAGTTTCCACTTTGCTATTACACATTTCTGCCTCTTAAATTATGGATCCAAAGAGCCCATGGGCTATCCCTATTCGtggactatcgagcccaagggctacccctattaagggactatcgagcccaagggctacccttATTCGGGGACTATCGAACCCAAGGGCTACCCttactcggggactatcgagcAACACGGGCTATCGAGGAGCGCCTCGCTCCTCCTCCTTCTGTTTTGAGACATCATCAGCGCCTCACCCCCATCCCCCACCCCCTTTTAGATCTTCATCATTATTTCCCTCAAAATTAAAGATACACACACATACAAAAACATAGAAAAGGAGACAGCCGCCTCCCCTCAAAAGCCCCCTCTCTCGTTTTCTGTCTCAACTCATCGCCGGCGAGCTCAGCCAAAAATCGGCGACGGCTACTGCTCCTCCTCCTCCGTCGTCTTCCCCATTCTTTGTTACTGCTTCAATGGAAGGTGATGGATCTGGCCGGAAATCCGGTTTTAAAAGCTGTGGAGTTTCAATTGAGGTTTGATGTGCCATTGAATTGAGGTTGTCGTCGAGGTCCCCAGTTCGAGCTTTCTGTTTAGTTGGTTATTCGGGTAGTGTTTGAGTTATATCGGTACTCTCTTCCTCGATGTATTCATAGAAATTCAATATTTAAACAAATTTCAAAGCTTCTGTTCATTTAAAGCTCCGGTGGCGGTCCGATTTGTAGCTGTATACGTAAGAAACCATGTGGTCTGTTGCTCGTTTTTAGTTAACATACTCATTCATGGAGATTCATTTTAACCAGAAAAGATTGATTCTCGAGGCCCGCTCTTCTTTTTGCTTACTgttattttagttcatttttcttGTCGTTTATTTGTTCTGTGTGTTAAAGCTTGGTGGTTTCGCCGTCTTGATTGAAACATGTATGTTTGGATTTGTAGTTTGTCGATTTTGTGAGCGTATAGCGTTGGTCTATTGTTATTAAATTTGTTCTTGAAAGTTGAACGAAAAATTAATGAAACAATAGTGTTAAGTTCATTGGGTCCATGgattttaatttaaattaataaGAGTTGGGTTTGGAACTAACTAATGGATAGTGGCGTGGTTTGATACAAACTAATGATTGGGCCAGTGGTTAATCTTGTAAATTTGGTAGGCTGTGTGGATTTACTAAGGTCCTGCATCATAACGTTTGAGTTCATATAACaaaattttgggtttaaggcATTTTAACATAATAGGCCACATGGCAATGGGTTTAGAGTGGACTTTTCAGTGGCTTTGAAACATAATATTTGGTCTTTGATTTAAAAGACTTGGACCATAATAATTTTTGGGCTTCAATATTGGTACAAGATGGCCTACTTACTCCTTTAAATAATTTACTTCATTTTCCACAACTATCCCATAACCTATGGCCTTTGCAATAACCTCAAAactaatttaggaaaataattcttAATAATAAGATAGAGTGCTTTAGGTGCAATTTTCATCAAtctatcgtgattatgtatacgttcgcgtgacataattatgatttttcaaaattaaaaccgaAGTACGAGTTCGTGCGACTTTGGCCAAacaatctttaataataaataaagtgttattaattatgtacacgtacgcgtgacataatttttaGCACCCCAAATAAGGTGGATTTACACACATGTAATCCGGTTAAAagattaaatccataaaataccATAataaaaagcggtaaaaggtaaaagtACATAGGTTTGAAAATGAATAGTTAAACaaattaattaagccaggtatgattaaaagCGACCGTGATAAAACCACAGAATctgaaatgcctaacaccttcttccgggttaacagaattccttacccggtcttctcgTTTCGCAGACTTTAAAACGGAGTcaaatctcctcgatttgggatttaaaataaaccgatgaCTAGGGAGACcttaaattattccaagtggcgactctgagattgaaataaataattcaatttcgattaatgtcactttaattggaaaaactcacatatcccctcgggaaaaaaggaggtgtgacaactctggcgactcagctggggataagaacctagaacttctggttcagagttcagaattcaagcttgttaatgtgatctatacttggctttcttgatatttgatattactgtgtttgtgcctgatgtgctaattgccgctcatttactgcttttgatattatttgaattgtattaaattatcttcttacgcctcccttctgagtcttctaaaaatatGGTGCACACGTACACGtagcccacttttctgttagaggtcgTACCAAATAGAATGAGGCTGGATCAGCAACTAGGCTGGGTaaactttcgtgctcccggtatattgccccacctcggctcgagctgtccgctttggtaagccatgtctagaacacactcccaggtttaaacctagaataatataacgttatgccggatccctagtaggaacgtttgtttgcatcatgtgcatttgactttggggactcaacacaggggttgggtcggtctaggacaggtgtacccgaaataaaagaccatcctgatgcatcataCGTGCTATGtgcgcatttatttgtttcgcCTTGTTTGTTGACcggctaaggaaagaaaatcagcaGAAAAACCAAGGTTGAGGTAGGATAGACCCGGTTCttaaaaccccggtatttgaaaatgcctcgaaactttgccaaaatttttgaaaaaaaaaaaaagagaaagaaaatgtaTTTCAAAAACAATTTGTCAATATCATGTTTTTCCAGTTATGTCAAAACTagccgaactacgcgggtctgattctcaccggatgtgagatacgcaggcaaacctcatcggttccgaccccaattttcaaaaaaaacaaaaaaaaaaaaatattttcctttaattccttctttagaagtcttttcttagaaaatcccaaacaaataaaaaaaattaaatccaagAATATTTTCCTTCTGTTTTGAAATctttcattcaaaaaaaaaaatcaattaaaatccaaaatatgtTTTTCCCTTCTTCAgaagtatttttccaaaaaaaaaataaaaacaaaaatcaaaagcaaagatcaaaaaacaaaaatctttttattCTTTAGAAGTCTTCTTTCGCAAATGTCATAAAAATTGAAAGGTTGATGTCCAAAAAATACTTTCTCTTTTCGTCACAAGTTCGCTTTCAAAAATTATAAAGAAAACTCACAAAGTTGTTTtcccataaaatttaaaaaaataataatcaaaaagccaaaaaaaaaataataaataaatattttctttcttctttagaagtctttcttttgaaaatttaaaaaataataataaaaatcaaaacgaaaatttaaaaatattttctttcctctttaaaAGGATTTCTTTCGCAAAAttcccaaaaacaaaaaaaaagaaattcaaaaaaaattatttttctttttctaaaagctttcatggtctgagttttataaaagtaaaccaaaaaaaaagatttagCTTATTTACTCCATTCTCGATCtgcctgaactacgtaatgatccgattcatgcggcgtcatgatacgtaggcaatccccattgGATTCGATCTTAGCCTCAAAATTaattgagagaaaaataaaataaaataaaaagagaaaggaaaaattgagtgaaaaagaaagaaaaaagtgaaaaaaaagagcgacaaaaaataaaagagtgacaaaaacaaaaccaaaaaaaaaaaaaagaaaaagagagtgccaaaaaataaaagagccaCAGAAACAAAATTGAGAAAATCATGAGTGATTAAAGAAAGACAGAAttgaaagaaaagaggtacagagGGAAAAAAGGTTAGTTTAAGGccggatgaaacatgcaaccgttcaaataCAAGGTAGAAGCATTTAACTGTTTAAGTGCATTGCATAcaaacgtgcgatttcctatctattaagcgcctcaaaactaacaaggttatTGAGTGTgcaaattagccaggttctgttaaggtggttggttttgttggtaatctggtttcccatccttacttcacaagatccaaaggcgGGGTTCCTATGGCCTCCGAAAGTCATCTACCAATTATTGATCCTGAGGATAGCCCGGTGTCGGCTATTCCACGACCAGAATCAGCAGCTACTGAAGAGAATAGGATGTTGCGTCTCCGCATATTTGAAATGTGGGGcgcctggtctaatggtagggaaccaCCAACTGCAATGCCTGGGTTCTTTGAGTTGATCCCCAGGTTAGATGAGGCTACCAATGCCCCCGTGACCAACCTGTTCATCCCAAGCGGGTACCCTCCAATGCCGTTTAACGGTCCTGGCATGCCTTTTGTGGTTCACCCCCAGGCGCCAGATTCAAGAGCACCACCAGCAATGTTCTCTGCAGCACCAATCTGCACCACAGCACAACCAACAATACCACGGCCGTATGTTGAGCCTTCAATGTTCACCTTTCATGGTCCACGGTTTCAAccagaaataacatatgtgaccccgTACTTCTTTACTCAACCTTCGCAGTGTGATTTCTTGGTGGGGCAAAAAAAGGTTGTCAAGAATCCCGAGCAAGAAGAAATGGCTCAGAAGATGCAGATCCTGGAGCAATgtctgaaaaacatgcaaggcctaagtggccaaaagagtgtctcatactccGACCTGtgtatgtttccccatgttcACTTGCCggctggcttcaagatgccaaaatttgaaaagtacgatgggcaCGGAGACCCGGTCGCTCATCTGAAACGATATTgtaaccagctgaggggtgctgGTAGAAAAGAGGAGCTTCTAATGGCTTATTTTGGAGAAAGTCTCGCTGGAatcgcttctgagtggtatatGGATCAAGATATTACCCACTGGCATATATGGGACGACTTGGCCCGGGATTTCGTCAGGCAATTCCAATACAATGTTGATATAGCTCCAGATAGAAATGAGAAAAAGATAAATTCAACTCTTCAAGTTGCATAAAAGGCTATGGAAACAAAGACAGGGGCAGCGCCTGCTAAGGATGCCATTCTCTACGTTCCTAGGGCCCCAAGGAAGGAACAACTCATGTTGAACCCTCCCAAAAGATTTGAACAAAGGTAAGTCACGCTGAATGTGCCAAAGTTTTATGTACCGAAAGGTACTTACGTGGCGTGGGGGCCAATAAATCCACCCAGGCTGGATGGGCCTGTGATCATTAGCCGCACACCGTAGAATCCCATGAGAGACCCCACTGCCgtcccttggaactacaacaagaCAATGGTCGCGTACAAAGGAAAGGAAGTCATGGGAGAAGTAAATGAAATGAACCAATCTGGGAAGTACCACAACCCAGAAGAGCTGAACAAATCAAAGATAAACAAGGAGAAATAGTTTCCACTCAAGAAGCCGGTGAGTGCTGAAGAAGCGGAGGAGTTTTTCCGAAGAATGAAAACTTCGGAATATGCCATAATTGATCAACTCAGGAAGACTTCTTACTAGGTTTCAATTTTTTCCTTGCTGATGAGCTCAAATGAACATCAGAAGCTGCTCCTGAAAACATTAAATGAGGCGTATGTCCCGATTGAAACCTCAGTCGAACAATTGGAAAGAATGGCTGAACAATTTTTCAAAGTTAACAGGATTTCCTTCAGCCGTGATGACTTGCCTCCAGAGGGAGCCGCCCACAACAAATCCCTtcacttgactgtcaaatgtgaaggttaTTATGTGAAGATGGTTATGCTAGACGGTGGGTCCGGAGTCGACATTTTCCCTCTCTCAACGCTACAGAGGATAGAAATTGGGACAGAAAGGATTAGACCAAACAATATCTGTGTGCGCGCTTTTGATGGCGTCAAGCGAGATATGATAGGGGAAATCGATTTGATTTTAACCATTGGCCATGTGGACTTTGAAGTGATATTCCAGGTTCTGGACATGGATACTTCATATAATTTTCTCCTaggaagaccatggatccatgccgcagGAGCTGTGCCCTCTACTCTCCACCAAATAGTCAAGTTTGAACATGAAAACCAAGAAATTGTCATCCACGGGGAGGACGAACAATCCATTTACAGGGACCCGTTAGTCCCATGTCTCGAGGCTAGAGAAGGAAGTGAGCACATTGTCTATCAAgcctttgaaattgtggtcgcCGACTAGTGCGAAGAAGGGACCCATTTTCCTCAACCCTGCTTATcaaatgcatcaatcatggtTGCTAGTGAAATGATCAAACATGGGTACAAGCATGGGAAAGGGCTCAGGGTATCCCTACAAGGCGTCACATAGCCCATCACTTTGACTGCCAATGAGAAGTTCTTTGGCATAGGTTTCCAAGCTACCAATGCCGACAATAATGGGCCGATGAGTGTAAGAAAAATGGATGGGTCTTGCCCTAGCCAGTCCTGTATATCGCCAAGTCATTAGTTAAGCCAAAgtatgtagaagaagaagaagaagaagaggccttCACGGCCGAAGAGATTTAGGACATTTGTGAGGCAATGAAACAAATGATGTATGAGGTTCACATGGCCCAACCGGgggaaggcacaagcactgccgAGGTGAATTACATGGGGACAAATGCTAAGCTtcacaattggaaggctactccgttccctgtcaggcgggaatcccggcagtccagtcttgccatcctttctgcattccgagttatttcagggggtaactcgaatgtttttatttttgttgtcttttaattccaatgtaaaccctcctatcttcaattcaatgaaatgaaatcagtATTTCATCGTCTATAgatctcttttttctttatatctgattttgctattttcttatcttttccttttcagttataataatgcagacttaaataacatgacatgcttgcggactttatgcccagatcctaaaacgttgtctaactgtgaaataatgaatcaagaatcggAATATGAtaaagatgaggcttttagggaaataaatagagaattggaacaatttgagaataagcctaagccaaacttaaatgaaaccgagccaGTTAATTTGGGCAGTTCAGAAGAGATCagagaaaccatgataagcattcacgctGAGGAAAGAACTAGAGATGCATTGGTctaacttttgtttgaattcaaagatgtgtttgcatgGTACTACGATGATATGCCCGGACTAAGGGTCGATTTAGTGGTACATAAGTTGCCAACTTATCCCGGCTGTCCACCTGTccaacaaaagcagagaaagttcaaaacagacatcaCTGATACGATCAAAGAAGAAGTCGCCAAACAATTGAAAGCTGGTGTGATCCGAGTAGTCCGATACACCacgtggttggctaatgtggttccAGTGCCAAAAAAATACAGGAAAACCCGACTGTGTGTTGACTAtagggatttgaacaaagcaagccccaaggacaactttccgttaccaaacatccacattcttgtcgacaattgtgccaaacatgagatacagtcttttgtggattgttacgctcGGTATCACCaagttctgatggatgaagaagacgcagaaaagacagctttcaccacatcgtggggcacttactgttacagggtcatgccgtTCAGTCTGAAAAATggcggggcaacttacatgagagctatgactgctatcttccatgacatgatgcaccaagaaattgaggtgtatatggatgatgtgatcattaaatccagAACATAAGAAGACAATGTGCGAGAtctgagaaaattctttgagcgtCTGCGCAGGTATGATTTGAAATTGAACCCAGCTAAATGCGCATTCGGAGTTCCATTTGGGAAACttctggggtttatagtcagtcggaggggtaTTGAGTTAGATCCAGCAAAGATAAAATCTATTCGGGATTTACCACCACCAAAaaccaagaaagaggtcatgAGTCTGCTAGGAAGGCTgaattacatcaatagattcatCGCTCAGCTTACTACCACATGggagcccatatttaagttgcTAAAAAAAGACGCGGTGATCAAATGGacggatgagtgtcaagaagcttttgataaaatcaaagaatatctgtcaaaTCTGCCCGTATTGGTTCTGCCTGAGCCTTGaagacctttgttcttatacTTGATAGTCCAGGAAAATTCTTTCggctgtgtcctcgggcaacatgatgtgaccgggaagagagagcaagccatatactacttgagcaagaagtttaccggttatgaagccaagtacattttgttggaaagaacttgttgcgccctaacttgggtcgctcagaagctcaGAAGTTCAGACATTATCTGTTggcctacaccacatatctcacaACCAGAATGGATCCTCCGAAGTACGTATTCCAAAAACCAATGTCTAtgggaagattagcaaaatggcaaatcctgctcactgagttcgacattgtttatgtcACCCAcacggcgatgaaagcccaagccttgGCCAATCATCTAACTGATAATCCAGTTGATAATGAATACCAACCCTTGAGCACTTATTTCCCATAcgaggaagtaaattcagttgaaGTAATTCCAGAGGagaccaatgcttggaaaatgttctttgatggagctgtaaaggcaaaaggtgtcgggattggggcaattttgatttcgcccaCCGGTCAGCACTATCCGGCCACAGCCCGGTTTCAGTTCTTCTGTACAAATAACACTgttgagtatgaagcttgcattatgggcatgaacaTGGCAGTTGATCTGGATGTGGAAGAATTactaatcatgggagattctgatTTGATCattcggcaagcccaaggtgaatgggaaactcgagacatCAACCTTATCCCATACAGGCAACATGTGAAAGATCTTAGCAAATGGTTCAAGTCCGTTGAATTCAGGTATATTCCTCAATTCCACAATGAGTTAGCTGATGCACTAGCTACCTTGGCGGCAATACTGCCATATCCGGGCAATGTCCATATTGACCCGTTAGAGATCCAAATTCAAGAAAGACATGGTTATTGCAATGCAGTTGAAATAGAACCAGATGTTCAGCCATGGTATAACGATatcaaaaggtttttgaaaacaaaggaatatcccgagcaggccagtggagaccaaaagagaaccattagaaggtTGGCCGGCAGTTTCTTCTTAAGCGGagaagttttgtacaaaagaaccccagaacTGAATCTTTTGAGGTGTGTAGATGCCAAAGAAGTTGAAAAGATCATGAACAAAGTGCATTCGGGGGTatgcgggccccacatgaacgGATATGtacttgcaaagaaaatcctgcgggcaggttattactggatgaccatggaaaaggattgcttccgTTTTGTCCGGAAGTTCCATAAATGTCAGATACACGGTGACgtgattcatgcaccgccttcaTAGTTACATCctatgtcagcaccatggccgttcgttgcttggggcatggatttcattaggccaatcgagccaaaagcttgaAATGGGCACAAATTCATCTTggttgccattgattatttcacaaagtgggtcaAAGTCGTCACTAAGAAAGCAATGGTggacttcgtgcattccaacatcatttgtcattttggtattccaaaaactatcattacagacaatgctaCAAAtctgaacagtcacttgatgggggggggggggatgcgAACAGTTTAAAATTACGCATCGTAATTATACCCCCTACCGACCCAAAGCCAATGGCGCCATTGAAGCGGcaaaacaagaacatcaaaaagatcctcaggaaaatgattcaaagttctagacagtggcatgagaagttgccttttgcattatTAGGATATCGCACAACCGTGTGCCCATCAGTTGGGGCCACGCCTTACTTATTGATTTATGGCACTGAAGtggtaatacccgcagaagttgaaattccctctcttcgaatCATTGATGAAGCTGAGATCGAGGATGCTGAATGGGTCAAGACCCGGCTGGAACAATTaactatgattgatgaaaagtggatggccgcagtttgtcatgggcagttgtaccaacaaagaatggcccgcgcctacaacaagaaagtgcggcctagaaactttgaagtggggcaactcgttctaAGGCGTATTCTCCTGCATCttgaggaagcaaaaggaaagtttgctccaaattgtaAAGGTCCGTACATTTTAAGAAAACTGTTGCCGAAAGGGgcattgtacttgggagacattgaaggaaatgaccccgaaatagcTGTCAATGCGGATgtggtcaaaaggtattatgtttaacCCTTTTCGCAGTTTTAATACTCTCCGATtgggatgatgaaggctttcatcctcgctacccaaacactatcaacccttgcaaaccctttgagccgattctcttttctttgattaccctctttggaacttgaaagCCATGTaaaaacaaaatgatgaaaaaaatgaaaagaaaagcaaaacaaaagaaaaatcaaaaacaaagttccttgaactacgttcgacttgatttcgaaaggatacgtaggcagcctctttctggggttcagtcacaccaaaataaaaatccatatttccccaaagttgaaactggggTAGTAGTTATAACGGTTCGGCGATGGTTCCGCAAGAAAGGTTCCGAAGTTGTAACCCGATCCAAAAccttttacccaaatcctttttaagtccttctgatcaatcaacgagaatgttaCTTGGATCTGTTGccaccaaatgagagaaataaaatgagagtcctatcggtgaaaaccctcacaggcaccataaggcgatggtaagcatagaaattgaaaatgatagagtcttgttagtgaaaactcgcaaagagcaccaTAACGctatggtaagcagagaaattgaaaatgagagagtcttgttagtgaaaactcgcaaagagcactatatggcgacggtgagaagagaaatgggAGAGGTCAGTTGgtaaaaacccgcaaagggcgccactgatcgaaaagaggatcctcacaaccATCGACATCAACACAGTCCtaggcaaggtttctcgatttcgaGGCAAAAGTTATGATGAATTTCTGAAAGCTGgacagtttacacagatcaggcatccagtccaagaggcatgtcatgttcattgaagtccacATGCattccagataagtccttcttcattttccccgaaagggatacctctcgtCCAAATCCATTTGTCCGTTTCATTATTTGCCTTTCTATGAATCACTTTCGGTCTAATTTTGTtctgaaactaagacaaagaaaggacgACAAGATTGATTTACAGGGCTTTTGTCTGATATAAGCTAATATtaaaaaggcacccagcctcggcaAGGGCATCATGTCGACTCCGACTGGCCATGGTGGCCGATGTTTCGAAACCAAAAACtcttgaaaagaaaggaaatcaaagtcaaatgcccacaaaggcaaaataaagttgaaaggttaagtcccacgtgactAACCGTCATGGCAAAGTCTGGAAAAGCCAGAGGTTCTCCAGGGTCAGAAATACAATCGGTATTCAGGAAATAACCAGTTGCAAGTTGAAATTATCGCCAAAGAAGccgggccgagatcaagtgactgaaacaatcaaggccacaaaaccaaccactgtTTCAAATTGACAATTTgttctttttttgaaaaacagaaaacaggtgcaatcccaaggcaaccttgcaagaagcaggtgcaacaaaAAAGAAATTGCGAAAgggctagaaacagctttgcagcaacaaCCCAAAAAAGGAAGTCTCCTCcaaaattctttcccgcatttactcattctctgaaaaaaaaagaaagaagaaatgatGATGAAAACgatgaaaaaaaaaggagagagaaaacaaagaaatttcaaaatcatGGCAGtgtagggtctccaatccctagttgcattttccaacatagggtctccactccctagttgatgccagcgtagggtctccactccctagttgatgccaatataacatgatgccaacatagggtcttcactccctagttgatgccagcatagggtcaccactctctagttgatgccagcgtagggtctccattccctagttgatgccaacataaattgatgccaacatagggtcaccactccctagttgatgcc contains:
- the LOC142177155 gene encoding uncharacterized protein LOC142177155, which gives rise to MAVDLDVEELLIMGDSDLIIRQAQGEWETRDINLIPYRQHVKDLSKWFKSVEFRYIPQFHNELADALATLAAILPYPGNVHIDPLEIQIQERHGYCNAVEIEPDVQPWYNDIKRYTVT